The following are encoded in a window of Ruminiclostridium herbifermentans genomic DNA:
- a CDS encoding RAMP superfamily CRISPR-associated protein — translation MIEYNLKMKLLSDTMFGNGEALPGVFDNDIITDQYGIPYLKAKTFKGHVREKMHMVVNLLPEITKEDGKTIIDELLGSDSQEKQKHGGILKFSDFKVSKRVQSILQKSVEDNKLFSEEITDAFTTSYTFTELNDGVAKEHSLRRCRMITAGFIFYSTLYCDRNLSDLEQKVLTYSIGMIQHIGAYKSKGKGLVNLEISLGDKNLTEQYIHTA, via the coding sequence ATGATTGAATATAATTTAAAAATGAAATTGCTGTCTGATACCATGTTTGGAAACGGAGAAGCACTTCCAGGAGTTTTCGACAATGATATTATAACTGATCAGTATGGAATCCCATATTTGAAGGCAAAAACTTTTAAAGGACATGTTAGAGAGAAAATGCATATGGTAGTCAATCTGCTGCCTGAGATTACAAAAGAAGATGGCAAAACTATAATTGATGAACTACTAGGAAGCGATTCACAGGAAAAACAAAAGCATGGAGGCATATTAAAATTCTCTGATTTTAAAGTAAGTAAAAGAGTACAATCTATTCTTCAGAAAAGTGTAGAAGATAATAAACTATTTTCAGAGGAAATAACGGATGCTTTCACAACTAGTTATACCTTTACAGAGCTTAACGATGGAGTAGCAAAAGAGCATTCACTTCGTAGATGCAGAATGATTACCGCTGGATTTATATTTTATTCAACTTTATATTGTGACAGAAATTTATCTGATTTAGAGCAAAAAGTGCTTACATATTCTATTGGTATGATTCAGCATATAGGTGCTTATAAATCAAAAGGAAAAGGGCTGGTAAACTTGGAAATTAGCCTTGGAGATAAAAATTTGACAGAACAATATATTCATACAGCATAA
- a CDS encoding RNA 2'-phosphotransferase produces the protein MVLQTFYTCNKRNGLLPWSRQYIHLSVNTKTALQVGKRRDDEPTLLKVRALKAWTEGVKFYLGNDKVWLADAIPSKYISF, from the coding sequence ATGGTACTGCAGACGTTTTATACATGCAATAAAAGAAATGGATTATTACCTTGGAGCCGACAGTATATACATCTATCTGTTAACACTAAAACAGCATTACAGGTAGGCAAAAGACGTGATGATGAACCCACGTTACTAAAAGTACGGGCTCTTAAAGCATGGACTGAAGGTGTAAAGTTCTATCTTGGCAATGATAAAGTTTGGCTAGCCGATGCTATACCAAGTAAATATATTAGTTTTTGA
- the csx2 gene encoding TIGR02221 family CRISPR-associated protein, translated as MGQRHFISVLGASFYSEFKYIYQDKTSKTIYQYCQHAILDCLKDLGVEMDKITIFSTKKACEKNWNSYTYTEDDLKEIENKKIIRPETYTKAEYKIIKTGLDEVLKNKYSVNGKLNYVIEEIPEGKNTEQLWKIFNIILEKIDCGDELYVDITNGLRSIPLQMMAVLQFAKNLKNVTVGGIFYGAYEMGKQCNSLIDDESYKKMPIFDLLPFNTILDWSSATQALLQNGSSNLLNSLCENGEKIGGKNLKECISGLVSLTNTLETSRGKVFTSQNKSDEFKCSIKYAYDKFKKYYKLCSSNSESGEMSPLLQLLNAIDNDTKFFDINNVKDLANEQEQYGNLNQGKKLERVFREYYNQNANLAVGLAAVKWAINKQLPQQGFTALEETVKTLICVTYGLNEMLDFDRQAIAANILKKLCANKNSKDKNDSKKLTLIWIMELVKDKKVSKNDSNIEAIEISENDLKNLLNYALGNGNNYSNDIDSIIKKVILNRKIKCELLLGVLRQQLEKEECTLEVYIKISNVRDANLINFEQPVFKKARELILDRIKIAYDIYDTLSEDLVEFSKDDTEQDNANKEIALSKIRNSINHFGFLSQLPNWFKKKEQKPEAYYEPLPYSYEEINDQLECKYNKLIELVIKGIKKQKDESR; from the coding sequence ATGGGTCAAAGGCATTTCATATCAGTTTTAGGTGCAAGTTTTTACTCGGAATTTAAGTATATATATCAGGATAAGACGAGTAAAACAATATATCAATATTGCCAGCATGCTATTTTAGATTGTTTAAAGGATTTAGGAGTAGAAATGGATAAGATTACAATTTTTTCAACTAAAAAAGCATGTGAAAAAAATTGGAATTCATACACCTATACAGAAGATGACTTAAAGGAAATTGAAAATAAAAAAATTATTCGTCCTGAAACATATACAAAAGCAGAGTATAAAATAATAAAAACAGGACTAGATGAGGTGTTAAAAAATAAGTATTCTGTAAATGGAAAATTGAATTATGTAATAGAAGAGATTCCAGAAGGGAAAAATACAGAACAATTATGGAAAATATTTAACATAATTTTAGAAAAAATTGATTGCGGAGATGAACTGTATGTAGACATTACTAATGGCTTGAGAAGTATTCCTTTACAGATGATGGCAGTTTTACAATTTGCAAAAAATCTTAAAAATGTAACGGTAGGAGGAATATTTTATGGTGCTTATGAAATGGGTAAACAATGCAATTCTCTAATTGATGATGAAAGTTATAAAAAAATGCCAATATTTGATTTATTGCCATTTAATACAATATTAGATTGGTCTTCTGCCACTCAGGCACTGTTACAGAATGGAAGCAGCAATTTATTAAACTCTTTGTGCGAAAATGGAGAGAAAATTGGAGGAAAAAATTTAAAAGAATGTATTTCTGGTCTAGTATCACTTACGAATACTTTGGAAACTTCAAGAGGCAAAGTTTTTACATCACAAAATAAGAGTGATGAATTTAAGTGTTCCATTAAATATGCTTATGATAAGTTTAAGAAATATTATAAACTTTGTAGTAGCAACTCGGAGTCAGGAGAAATGTCTCCTTTGCTTCAACTTTTAAATGCGATTGATAATGATACGAAGTTTTTTGATATTAATAATGTAAAAGATTTAGCAAATGAACAAGAGCAGTATGGGAATCTGAATCAGGGTAAGAAGCTGGAACGGGTTTTTAGAGAATACTATAACCAAAATGCTAATCTTGCAGTAGGATTAGCTGCTGTAAAATGGGCAATTAATAAACAACTGCCACAGCAAGGTTTTACTGCTTTAGAAGAGACGGTTAAAACATTAATATGTGTTACATATGGTTTAAATGAAATGTTAGATTTTGATAGACAAGCCATTGCGGCAAATATTTTAAAGAAGTTATGTGCAAATAAGAATAGCAAAGATAAAAATGATAGCAAAAAATTAACACTTATTTGGATAATGGAGTTGGTTAAAGATAAAAAAGTTTCAAAAAATGATTCTAATATAGAAGCAATAGAGATATCAGAAAATGATTTAAAAAACTTGCTGAACTATGCATTAGGAAACGGCAATAATTATAGTAACGATATAGACAGTATAATTAAAAAAGTTATTCTTAATAGAAAAATAAAGTGTGAATTATTATTGGGAGTACTTCGACAGCAGTTAGAAAAAGAAGAATGTACACTCGAAGTATATATAAAAATATCAAATGTACGTGATGCAAATCTAATTAATTTTGAACAACCAGTATTTAAAAAGGCACGAGAATTAATTCTTGATAGAATAAAAATTGCCTATGATATCTATGATACTCTATCAGAAGACCTTGTTGAATTTTCAAAAGATGATACTGAACAGGATAATGCTAATAAAGAAATTGCCCTTTCTAAAATACGTAATAGTATAAATCATTTTGGATTTCTTTCACAACTCCCAAATTGGTTTAAGAAAAAGGAACAAAAGCCAGAAGCATATTATGAGCCACTGCCATATTCTTACGAAGAAATTAATGATCAACTTGAATGTAAATACAATAAGCTAATTGAATTAGTTATTAAAGGTATAAAAAAACAGAAAGATGAAAGCAGGTGA
- a CDS encoding ABC transporter ATP-binding protein yields the protein MLSIKNLTKIYKGGKVAVSNLSIDVEAGDIYGFIGHNGAGKTTTIKSVVGIIDFNEGDILIDGVSIKKDPILCKSKFAYIPDNPDLYEYLTGIQYLNFMADVFRISKEEREKLISLYAADLNMTKSLGDLISTYSHGMKQKLAIIGALIHKPKLLILDEPFVGLDPEAVVTLKKIMYDMCKNGVAIFFSTHVLDVAEKLCNKVAIIKEGKLIVSGETEKLTGGKSLEEVFMEVVGNAKTNSSADSSSAL from the coding sequence ATGCTTAGTATTAAAAATCTTACAAAAATTTATAAGGGTGGTAAAGTAGCTGTTTCCAATTTGTCAATAGATGTGGAGGCAGGAGATATCTATGGCTTTATTGGGCATAATGGTGCAGGAAAAACAACTACTATCAAATCTGTTGTAGGCATTATTGACTTTAATGAGGGTGATATATTAATAGACGGTGTTTCTATAAAAAAGGATCCAATACTCTGTAAATCCAAGTTTGCCTATATTCCTGATAATCCGGATTTATATGAATATCTTACAGGTATACAGTATCTGAATTTTATGGCGGATGTCTTTAGAATAAGTAAAGAAGAACGTGAAAAGCTAATTTCATTATATGCGGCTGATTTAAATATGACAAAGTCATTAGGAGACCTTATTTCCACTTATTCACACGGTATGAAGCAGAAGCTTGCTATTATTGGTGCGCTGATACACAAGCCTAAATTACTTATTCTTGATGAACCCTTTGTAGGCCTTGATCCAGAGGCAGTTGTTACCTTAAAGAAAATTATGTATGATATGTGCAAAAATGGTGTAGCTATATTCTTTTCAACTCATGTGCTTGACGTGGCGGAAAAGCTTTGTAACAAGGTAGCTATTATCAAGGAAGGTAAATTAATTGTGTCTGGTGAAACTGAAAAGCTGACTGGAGGGAAATCATTAGAAGAAGTATTTATGGAGGTGGTTGGAAATGCTAAGACAAATTCGTCAGCTGACAGCAGTTCAGCTTTATAA
- a CDS encoding cold shock domain-containing protein codes for MEDVFTNFNERGFGFTKEKHIFVHIRDVVKGNELQKGDRIEFNIGKDMNERDKAMNVRKINK; via the coding sequence CTGGAAGATGTTTTTACAAACTTTAACGAAAGAGGTTTTGGATTTACAAAAGAGAAACATATTTTCGTTCATATAAGGGATGTTGTTAAAGGAAATGAATTACAAAAAGGAGACAGAATAGAATTTAATATTGGAAAAGATATGAATGAACGAGATAAAGCTATGAACGTAAGAAAAATCAATAAATGA
- a CDS encoding RAMP superfamily CRISPR-associated protein, producing the protein MEFRYFRALRIGMKTEGILQIGTDKDALLEIATDINENPVIPGSSIAGAIKAYFKRNTEAENLLSYLGNNEQKSKVYFYDAQVEEYKFERRDGICQDRVYGGAEDKKKYTGTYISEGATFNLIIESFCQSSTEDSEVKELFELIVKGIRHKHITFGGKKTNGAGICKIQTDSNGRECIDVIEWDLSNEKDMINYLKGPNKRKQFFERCDIKECDSNAPDGFIDFKLTANINNALLVKGMIISEKINETDKDAVNITYNMKSKDQYIIPASTMKGALRAFSEKLINLFELDEQCEINIFGDRSALTKEEKEKNCGQVLSTDTKDEKEKKRGRVFSTDVKITSENNAKDSYYNRIKIDRWLGGTMNGSKFTEKPICGENVEIKFKYLLLGEGEEKTDRLAISLIYLFLRELGTGNIAIGSEVSVGYGRFTGEKIEIYGIMDSEKRLHNIVMEFSKTGNKVKISLKPEDRALLTEYLKVLQEQEEICN; encoded by the coding sequence ATGGAGTTTCGGTATTTTAGAGCATTAAGGATAGGCATGAAAACCGAGGGAATATTGCAGATAGGAACAGATAAAGATGCATTATTAGAAATAGCCACAGATATAAATGAAAATCCTGTGATTCCAGGAAGTAGTATTGCAGGTGCAATAAAAGCTTATTTTAAAAGAAACACTGAGGCAGAAAATTTATTAAGCTATTTGGGAAATAACGAACAGAAAAGCAAAGTGTATTTTTATGATGCACAAGTAGAAGAATATAAGTTTGAGAGAAGAGATGGTATCTGTCAGGACAGAGTGTATGGAGGAGCTGAGGATAAGAAAAAGTATACAGGAACTTATATTTCAGAAGGTGCAACATTTAATTTGATTATAGAGTCATTTTGCCAATCTAGTACTGAAGATTCAGAAGTTAAAGAACTGTTCGAGTTAATTGTAAAGGGAATTAGACATAAACATATTACCTTTGGAGGTAAGAAAACAAATGGTGCTGGAATATGTAAAATACAAACTGATAGTAATGGAAGAGAATGTATAGATGTGATTGAATGGGACCTTTCTAATGAAAAGGATATGATAAATTATTTAAAGGGACCAAATAAAAGGAAACAGTTTTTCGAACGCTGTGATATAAAAGAATGTGACTCAAATGCACCTGATGGGTTCATTGATTTTAAATTGACAGCAAATATAAATAATGCACTTTTAGTAAAAGGAATGATTATATCTGAAAAGATAAATGAAACTGATAAAGATGCGGTAAATATTACATATAATATGAAGTCAAAGGATCAATATATTATACCTGCATCTACAATGAAAGGAGCATTAAGAGCATTTTCTGAAAAACTTATAAATTTATTTGAATTAGATGAACAATGTGAAATAAATATTTTTGGAGATCGTTCAGCGCTTACAAAAGAAGAAAAAGAAAAAAATTGTGGTCAAGTTTTGTCTACAGATACAAAAGATGAAAAAGAAAAGAAACGTGGTCGGGTTTTTTCTACAGATGTTAAGATAACTAGTGAGAACAATGCAAAGGATTCTTATTATAATAGAATAAAAATAGACAGATGGCTTGGTGGAACTATGAATGGCAGTAAGTTCACCGAAAAGCCTATATGTGGTGAAAATGTAGAAATAAAATTTAAGTACTTATTATTAGGAGAAGGAGAAGAGAAAACAGATAGATTAGCAATTTCATTGATTTATTTGTTTTTACGTGAACTTGGAACTGGGAATATTGCAATTGGAAGTGAAGTGAGTGTAGGATATGGACGATTTACAGGTGAGAAAATAGAAATATACGGAATAATGGATTCAGAAAAAAGGCTTCACAATATTGTAATGGAATTTAGTAAGACAGGTAATAAAGTTAAAATTTCGTTGAAACCAGAAGATAGAGCATTGCTAACTGAATATCTAAAAGTCTTACAAGAACAGGAGGAAATATGCAATTAG
- a CDS encoding TIGR03986 family type III CRISPR-associated RAMP protein, giving the protein MGDTFAPYNFIPFSERKMQKPDKLKAFNRYEDGTYTGNIEYTIENFTELHIGSGKKDINNVDEFFRDGYGNIAIPGSTIRGMLRTNAEILSFSYPEFIDDDTYLYRTFADNCINVKEEYSKEMNATNDNGMRIADGVKAGYIYWKDEKHLEIQPVKEFGDSGTTYFRIHENELRRANCLNNNEYMYLEEVETFEFSKKEEYKNKIELCYGDLEKIEELKKEIAEESLKEYAKDYVPKVLKKWNNEKKKAENLNTEYKPYHHKGIHFNLEGCTPQIDKDGKYIGTLINSSYIDGKTHHFLVSADEDVDKEPIQIPLDLALSFLQDFNNRSKLLGKNKEFYNLPMDGNNYLIGKKHKKLFFYKLTDERLVGFGPTPYFRIFYKNSVMSCLTQKESTPIYDYVKSMFGYVCADNNQDEKAKTEHYKSRINITNCICTRGGDKLKNCEAILLGPHGTSFQLYLNQIGKKVKVSGYNGLTTFNSDDAKLRGYKFYWKRENIGKISDEILSKREKFKNIFTKFEAIQPKAEFTGKIYFENLTKDELGLLICALKLNENEQQTIGKGKPYGYGAIEVKKIKLNYFYKSEEDNSIKEYFLNPEGIEANTLEVTYSKENEMIEDALNEFRNAYKDKLKRDFDIDFDKDEIIQLYQNVHKRESRLSYDRVYMEISKKEFRNRNPLPCANEFFNEAGEFIEPVRIYPNSEHTKQKMRNNNIQNK; this is encoded by the coding sequence ATGGGTGACACATTTGCACCATATAATTTTATACCATTTTCAGAACGAAAAATGCAAAAACCAGATAAATTAAAGGCTTTTAATCGTTATGAAGATGGAACGTACACAGGTAACATTGAGTATACAATAGAAAATTTTACTGAGTTACATATAGGCTCCGGAAAAAAAGATATAAATAATGTAGATGAGTTTTTTAGGGATGGATATGGTAATATTGCTATTCCAGGAAGTACAATTCGTGGTATGTTACGCACAAATGCTGAAATTCTAAGCTTTTCTTATCCAGAGTTTATTGATGATGATACATATTTATATCGTACATTTGCTGATAATTGCATAAATGTTAAAGAAGAATATAGCAAAGAAATGAATGCGACAAACGATAATGGTATGCGTATTGCAGATGGAGTTAAAGCAGGGTATATTTACTGGAAAGACGAAAAACATCTTGAAATTCAACCAGTAAAAGAATTTGGTGATTCAGGGACTACATATTTTCGAATTCATGAAAATGAATTACGCAGGGCTAATTGCTTAAATAATAATGAATATATGTATTTGGAAGAGGTTGAGACCTTTGAGTTTTCAAAAAAAGAGGAATACAAAAATAAAATTGAACTTTGTTATGGAGATCTAGAGAAAATAGAAGAACTCAAAAAAGAAATAGCTGAAGAAAGTCTGAAAGAGTATGCTAAGGATTATGTACCCAAAGTGTTAAAAAAGTGGAATAATGAAAAAAAGAAAGCTGAAAATTTAAACACTGAATATAAACCATATCATCATAAAGGTATTCATTTTAATTTGGAAGGCTGCACTCCACAAATTGATAAAGATGGTAAGTATATTGGAACCCTAATTAATTCATCCTATATTGATGGTAAAACACATCATTTTTTAGTATCTGCTGATGAAGACGTTGATAAAGAACCAATTCAGATACCATTAGATTTAGCATTATCATTTTTGCAAGATTTTAATAACAGAAGTAAGCTATTAGGGAAAAATAAAGAATTCTATAATTTGCCAATGGATGGTAATAACTATCTGATAGGTAAAAAACACAAAAAATTATTTTTTTATAAATTAACAGATGAACGCTTGGTTGGATTTGGACCCACACCATATTTTCGCATATTTTATAAAAACAGTGTAATGTCATGTCTCACTCAAAAAGAAAGTACTCCTATATATGACTATGTAAAAAGTATGTTTGGATATGTGTGTGCTGACAATAATCAGGACGAGAAAGCTAAGACTGAACATTACAAGAGCAGAATAAATATAACAAATTGTATATGTACAAGAGGTGGAGATAAGTTAAAAAATTGTGAAGCAATATTGTTAGGACCTCATGGAACTTCTTTTCAATTATATTTGAACCAGATAGGAAAAAAGGTGAAAGTATCAGGCTATAATGGACTTACAACTTTCAATAGTGATGATGCTAAATTAAGAGGATATAAGTTTTATTGGAAAAGAGAAAATATTGGTAAGATATCAGATGAAATTTTGTCCAAAAGGGAAAAATTTAAAAATATTTTCACAAAATTTGAAGCCATTCAACCTAAAGCGGAGTTTACTGGAAAAATTTATTTTGAAAATCTAACGAAAGATGAATTGGGTTTGCTTATTTGTGCTTTAAAGCTAAATGAAAACGAGCAACAAACCATCGGAAAAGGAAAGCCTTATGGTTATGGAGCTATTGAAGTCAAGAAGATTAAGTTAAACTATTTTTACAAAAGCGAAGAGGATAATTCAATAAAAGAATATTTTCTAAATCCAGAAGGTATTGAAGCAAACACATTAGAAGTGACATATTCAAAAGAAAATGAAATGATTGAAGATGCATTGAATGAATTTAGAAATGCATACAAAGATAAGCTAAAAAGAGATTTTGATATAGATTTTGATAAGGACGAAATCATTCAGTTATATCAGAACGTACATAAGAGAGAAAGCAGATTATCGTATGACCGAGTTTATATGGAAATTAGCAAAAAAGAGTTTAGAAATCGTAATCCACTGCCTTGTGCAAATGAATTCTTTAATGAAGCAGGGGAATTTATAGAGCCTGTACGAATATATCCGAACTCAGAACATACAAAACAAAAAATGAGAAACAATAATATTCAAAACAAATAA
- a CDS encoding Cas10/Cmr2 second palm domain-containing protein, which produces MIEYLVVSEVSQKQNYIFKSNKLKENIGASINIRKITESLPDDIQKELKCSMEKIFAGGGKNIYCFSKLEEAKNFVYKYSFEILENYHGVEIFMAVQEYDKEKEFIFDAIQRLYQKLEEKKRARKASYRLYGLGINEICTSSLMPANDSINDDGKKRLISNETYEKLNAVNYIDKELKAVDGTEITDFKELMPDNFSDYRFPREFNKLGGKKDEKRYIAVVVVDGNGMGKKLEKFQRIFNDTEDTPSEQFNEKYKKEYLDFSNKIDSLYKDALKSTIQLLGESIPKLMKRDDYKIEDKVMPFRPLIQAGDDVCYVMDARIAIDFTYQLLSYINEHQIQFNACGVRSTMKMSACAGIAIVKEGYPFFKAHQLAESLCNNAKANINGSDICCLDFHIAQGEISGDIQNIRQKNYKTKSCYLTNKPFEISDFSSNKLIQLYDFISKLKNSDIGRRNILDLRTELRKGREATEEFLRNRQLRKTLKLEECYEENRCIALDAIEALDFFWKLGEENGGGL; this is translated from the coding sequence ATGATTGAATATTTAGTTGTAAGTGAAGTATCTCAAAAACAGAATTACATATTTAAATCCAATAAATTGAAAGAAAATATAGGAGCTTCAATTAATATTAGAAAAATTACAGAAAGTTTACCAGATGATATTCAAAAAGAATTGAAATGCAGTATGGAGAAGATATTTGCAGGAGGAGGCAAGAATATATACTGTTTTTCTAAATTGGAAGAGGCAAAAAACTTTGTTTATAAGTATAGCTTTGAGATATTAGAAAATTATCATGGCGTTGAAATTTTTATGGCAGTACAAGAATACGATAAAGAAAAAGAATTTATATTTGATGCGATACAACGGTTATATCAAAAGTTGGAGGAAAAAAAGCGCGCTCGTAAAGCAAGCTATCGACTATATGGGTTAGGAATTAATGAAATATGTACTTCATCATTAATGCCAGCAAATGATTCTATAAATGATGATGGAAAAAAAAGATTAATTTCTAATGAAACATATGAAAAATTAAATGCAGTTAATTATATAGATAAAGAATTAAAGGCAGTTGATGGTACAGAAATCACAGATTTTAAAGAACTAATGCCAGATAATTTCTCAGATTACAGATTTCCAAGAGAATTCAATAAACTTGGTGGGAAGAAGGATGAGAAGCGTTATATTGCAGTAGTAGTTGTCGATGGAAATGGTATGGGTAAAAAGTTGGAGAAGTTCCAGAGAATTTTTAATGATACAGAAGATACTCCATCAGAACAATTTAATGAAAAGTATAAAAAGGAGTACTTAGATTTTAGTAATAAAATTGATTCTTTATACAAAGATGCATTAAAATCAACAATACAATTATTAGGAGAGTCAATTCCAAAATTAATGAAAAGGGATGATTATAAAATAGAAGACAAAGTTATGCCTTTTCGACCGCTAATACAGGCTGGAGATGATGTGTGTTATGTAATGGATGCGCGAATAGCCATTGATTTTACATATCAATTATTATCTTATATTAATGAACATCAAATTCAATTTAATGCATGTGGTGTGAGAAGTACAATGAAAATGAGTGCTTGTGCAGGTATAGCAATAGTAAAAGAAGGATATCCATTTTTTAAGGCACACCAACTGGCAGAGAGTTTATGTAATAATGCAAAAGCTAATATTAATGGTTCAGATATTTGTTGTTTAGATTTTCATATAGCTCAAGGAGAAATATCTGGTGATATTCAAAATATACGTCAAAAAAATTATAAAACGAAATCTTGTTATTTAACAAATAAACCATTTGAAATATCTGATTTTTCTTCTAACAAATTAATTCAATTATATGATTTTATATCAAAATTGAAAAATTCAGATATAGGCAGGCGAAATATATTAGATTTACGCACTGAATTAAGAAAAGGAAGGGAAGCAACAGAAGAATTTTTAAGAAACCGTCAATTGAGAAAAACATTAAAATTGGAAGAGTGCTACGAAGAAAACAGATGTATTGCATTGGATGCTATTGAAGCTCTAGACTTCTTCTGGAAGCTTGGCGAAGAAAATGGAGGTGGATTATGA
- a CDS encoding RAMP superfamily CRISPR-associated protein yields MKYMELTIQTQQPVKLGFGGGQTDVEKALNYIPGSTIRGMFIQKYIKKNGLSELREDDYWLLKDVYFGDGMIAGYWEGKAYQSIPVPMIYFAKKDDLRKNGLNGLSVKTIMGDKSELSEEEKNVGTGQFCFIKRTSKKCNICPVNMVDNLHINIGDDGEDSQLFRYEAIDRDQTFICMIGYSEEHEDEIKDVIKENDIIYIGGSKSSGYGRCLILDCIKIEEDSVLKREKRVEPSTDKLEKQYFTIYALSNLLLKNEDGSVASYIPESLLETALGLENIKFEKAFTHITITNGFNFKWNGRLVQQSAVAAGSVFVYSFEGNWDKERAKEIEKRGIGERKQEGFGKIIFNMDMQCSEMKVYENKDEEKYVEEKYVNEDKILLDNEDKETIQRLVNNIYQKRVRDAFRNVGYSLKSLESNVHNISLSLSNSQISELYYFLMNLNDNTEDKNKLELKNFVQNIEKRNNSITKKVYSNSYINGTNLFNYLKDMAEDKTKFTSSISGLNNNRVELCGIYSKEITNFEKKKLYLKNILYFYMRERGE; encoded by the coding sequence ATGAAATACATGGAATTGACCATACAGACACAACAGCCAGTTAAGCTGGGATTTGGTGGGGGTCAAACAGATGTGGAAAAGGCATTAAATTATATACCTGGGTCTACTATTCGTGGTATGTTTATACAAAAATACATAAAGAAAAACGGATTAAGTGAATTGAGAGAAGATGATTACTGGCTTTTAAAAGATGTTTATTTTGGTGACGGAATGATTGCAGGCTATTGGGAAGGAAAGGCATATCAATCCATTCCAGTTCCCATGATATATTTTGCCAAGAAAGATGATTTAAGAAAAAACGGACTGAATGGTTTAAGCGTAAAAACAATAATGGGAGATAAAAGTGAATTATCAGAAGAAGAAAAAAATGTTGGTACTGGACAGTTTTGTTTTATAAAAAGAACAAGTAAAAAGTGTAATATATGTCCCGTTAATATGGTTGATAATCTGCATATTAACATTGGTGATGATGGTGAAGATAGTCAGTTGTTTCGTTATGAAGCTATAGACAGAGATCAAACTTTTATTTGCATGATAGGATACTCAGAAGAACATGAAGATGAAATAAAGGATGTTATAAAGGAAAATGATATTATCTATATCGGAGGTTCAAAGAGCAGTGGGTATGGAAGATGTTTAATATTAGACTGCATAAAAATAGAAGAAGATAGCGTTTTAAAAAGAGAAAAGCGAGTAGAACCAAGTACAGACAAATTGGAAAAACAGTACTTTACAATTTATGCATTGTCAAATCTATTACTAAAAAATGAAGATGGAAGTGTTGCTTCCTATATTCCAGAAAGCTTGTTAGAAACAGCATTAGGATTAGAAAATATAAAGTTTGAGAAAGCATTTACACATATAACAATTACTAATGGATTCAATTTTAAATGGAACGGCAGACTAGTTCAGCAATCAGCTGTAGCAGCAGGGAGTGTTTTTGTATATTCTTTTGAAGGGAATTGGGATAAAGAAAGAGCTAAGGAGATTGAAAAGCGTGGTATCGGTGAAAGAAAGCAGGAAGGTTTCGGGAAGATTATCTTCAACATGGATATGCAATGCAGTGAAATGAAAGTTTACGAAAACAAGGACGAGGAAAAGTATGTTGAAGAAAAGTATGTTAATGAAGATAAAATATTATTAGATAATGAAGATAAGGAAACAATACAAAGATTAGTAAATAATATCTATCAAAAAAGAGTTCGTGATGCCTTTAGAAATGTGGGTTATAGTTTAAAAAGTCTAGAGAGTAATGTACATAATATAAGTTTAAGTTTAAGTAATTCTCAGATATCAGAATTATATTATTTTTTGATGAATTTAAATGATAACACAGAGGATAAAAATAAACTGGAACTAAAAAATTTTGTTCAGAATATTGAGAAAAGAAATAATAGTATTACAAAAAAAGTATATAGTAATAGTTATATTAATGGTACAAATTTATTTAATTATTTAAAAGATATGGCAGAAGACAAAACTAAGTTTACATCATCTATTTCGGGATTAAATAATAATAGAGTAGAATTGTGCGGAATATATTCAAAGGAAATAACAAATTTTGAAAAGAAGAAATTGTATTTGAAAAATATTTTGTACTTCTATATGAGAGAAAGGGGGGAATAG